One genomic region from Quercus robur chromosome 4, dhQueRobu3.1, whole genome shotgun sequence encodes:
- the LOC126723915 gene encoding pentatricopeptide repeat-containing protein At1g08070, chloroplastic-like — MAYARKVFDQIPDQPNIALWNAMFKGYAQNESYREVLVLFSYMKSLDVMPNCFTFPLVLKSCGKINAYVEGQEVQCVAIKGGFRANPFVGTALIDMYAGGGAVREAYKVYGEMVERNVVAWTSMISGYILCCDMVSARRLFDLAPERDVVLWNTMVSGYIELGDMVAARKLFNEMPNRDVMSWNTVLNGYANNGDVEACERLFEEMPERNIFSWNGLIGGYARNGKFFEVMETFKRMLIEGNVLPNDATLVIALSACSRLGALDLGKWVHAYAESNGYKGNLYIGNALIDMYAKCGIIENAVDVFKSMGRKDLIMWDTIINGIAMHGHGSDALNLFCEMKNAGETPDGITFIGILCACTHMGLVEDGFSYFQSMVDDYSIVPQIEHYGCMVDLFARAGLLDQAIEFVRKMPMEADAVIWAALLGACRIYKNIELAEMALDQLIKLEPKNPSNFVMLSNIYGDLGRWKDVARLKVAMRDTGLRKLPGCSLIEVNDSVVEFYSLDERHSEREEIYRALRGLTKSLRSFEYLPDLMEHERGG; from the coding sequence ATGGCTTATGCACGCAAAGTGTTCGATCAAATTCCTGACCAGCCGAATATTGCGCTGTGGAATGCAATGTTCAAAGGGTATGCTCAAAATGAGTCTTATAGGGaagttttagttttgtttagtTATATGAAGAGCTTGGATGTGATGCCCAATTGCTTTACTTTCCCTCTTGTTTTGAAATCTTGTGGGAAAATTAATGCATATGTGGAAGGCCAGGAAGTGCAATGTGTGGCAATAAAGGGTGGTTTTAGAGCAAACCCATTTGTGGGAACTGCGTTGATTGATATGTATGCGGGTGGGGGAGCAGTTAGAGAGGCTTACAAGGTGTATGGTGAGATGGTTGAGAGGAATGTTGTTGCTTGGACTTCGATGATTAGTGGGTATATTTTGTGTTGTGATATGGTTTCTGCACGGCGCCTTTTTGATTTGGCTCCTGAGAGAGATGTTGTGTTGTGGAACACTATGGTTTCGGGTTATATTGAATTGGGTGATATGGTAGCAGCAAGGAAGCTTTTCAATGAGATGCCTAACCGAGATGTGATGTCTTGGAATACGGTGTTGAACGGTTATGCGAATAATGGGGATGTTGAGGCATGTGAGAGGTTGTTTGAAGAGATGCCTGAGAGGAATATTTTCTCTTGGAATGGATTGATTGGAGGGTATGCCCGAAACGGGAAATTCTTTGAAGTTATGGAGACATTCAAAAGGATGCTAATTGAGGGTAATGTGCTTCCTAATGATGCCACACTGGTGATCGCATTGTCTGCTTGTTCAAGATTAGGAGCTCTTGATTTAGGTAAGTGGGTTCATGCGTATGCGGAGAGTAATGGATATAAGGGAAATCTTTACATTGGGAATGCTTTGATTGACATGTATGCAAAATGTGGAATTATAGAAAATGCTGTTGATGTGTTCAAGAGCATGGGTAGAAAGGATTTGATCATGTGGGACACCATAATCAATGGCATAGCAATGCATGGACATGGGAGTGACGCCCTTAATCTGTTTTGTGAGATGAAAAATGCTGGAGAAACACCAGATGGAATCACATTCATAGGTATCCTGTGCGCTTGTACACACATGGGCTTAGTTGAAGATGGCTTTTCATATTTCCAGTCAATGGTTGATGATTATTCAATTGTGCCTCAAATTGAGCATTATGGTTGTATGGTTGATCTGTTTGCCCGAGCTGGTCTTTTAGACCAGGCAATAGAGTTTGTGAGGAAGATGCCCATGGAAGCAGATGCTGTTATTTGGGCTGCCTTACTTGGGGCATGTAGGATTTACAAAAACATTGAGTTGGCTGAAATGGCTCTTGACCAGCTTATCAAACTTGAACCAAAGAACCCCTCAAATTTCGTTATGCTGTCAAATATATATGGGGATCTTGGGAGATGGAAAGATGTTGCACGACTAAAAGTTGCAATGAGGGATACAGGATTGCGAAAATTGCCAGGATGTAGCTTGATTGAGGTCAACGATTCTGTTGTTGAGTTCTATTCCTTAGATGAGAGGCATTCTGAGAGAGAGGAAATCTATAGAGCCTTGAGGGGGTTGACAAAATCGTTAAGATCATTTGAATATCTACCAGACCTGATGGAACATGAGCGGGGAGGTTAA